The genome window CGCCGCTGCCAATCATGACCAGCTGGGCGTCGGGGTGCGTTTCCAGTACTTTATCGAAAGCCTGGATCGTTAAATGCGGCGCTTTTTTACCTGCAAAACGCCCAACGGCCAGCACAATTTTATCGGCTTTTTCGGGTGCCGCCCCGTAAAATTTCTCAACGTCAACGCCGTATGGATTGAGCTTCACCTTTTCGGCACTGGCTCCCAACTGAATCAACTGCTCGGCCATATCGCCCGAAACAGCTATAATCGCTTTGGCCTGCGCGAACAGTTTTTTATAATCGTCTTTGTTTTCCTCAATTGTTGGTCGATACGAAGCATCAAAACCGTGAAAATGAACCACCAAAGGTACATTGGCTTTGCGGCAGGCATCCATCACGCCACAACCCGTCGGCCCGTATTCAGCCAGCAGCACGTCGGGTTTCTGCTCGTTCAGATATGCCGTCAGCGCCCGGGTGTAAAAAGCGGGATACAGGGCTGGAATCACCCGTTTTATCCCAACCCGCACCGGCTCGGCCAGCGGCATATGAATAATGCTTTCGCCTTCTTTATT of Tellurirhabdus bombi contains these proteins:
- a CDS encoding glycosyltransferase — protein: MKLCIAYPNANNYPETFIYNHLKYLDPALTLTGGWRPYQNKEGESIIHMPLAEPVRVGIKRVIPALYPAFYTRALTAYLNEQKPDVLLAEYGPTGCGVMDACRKANVPLVVHFHGFDASYRPTIEENKDDYKKLFAQAKAIIAVSGDMAEQLIQLGASAEKVKLNPYGVDVEKFYGAAPEKADKIVLAVGRFAGKKAPHLTIQAFDKVLETHPDAQLVMIGSGELLETCKKLVDKLQLRHAVQFLGVKTADEIAEWHRKARLFVQHSVVNPENGDSEGTPNTVLEASAAGLPIVSTRHAGIKEAVEHEKTGYLVEEGDVDGMAKYIIELLGNPNRAAEMGQEARRKMERDYEMHQQIDKLKAILF